GGCGAACTCGTGTGCATCGTTGGGCCATCTGGAGCTGGAAAAACGACCTTCCTTCGCTGCGTCTCCGGGCTCCTCCAGCCAACCTCTGGCGCGATCGTACTTGAGGGCAAAACGGTCAACGGCCCGCCAGAGGGCATGGCCGTCGTGTTGCAGGAATACGGCCGCAGCCTCTTCCCCTGGCTCACCGTGCAACAGAACATCGAACTCCCCCTCCTCGAAAAGAAACTCGACAAGGCAACACGGCAGTCGCTTATCGCAGAGTCCCTTGAGGCCGTTGGACTCGGGGGTTCCGCCTCGAAATACCCGTGGCAGCTCTCCGGCGGCATGCAGCAGCGCGTGGCGATCGCACGGGCGATCGCGTTCCAGCCGCACGTATTAGTCATGGATGAACCCTTTGCTGCGGTTGACGCCCAAACCAGGGCGGAGCTTGAGGACCTCGTCCGCACTATCTGGAA
The DNA window shown above is from Lysinibacter cavernae and carries:
- a CDS encoding ABC transporter ATP-binding protein, whose amino-acid sequence is MSQTNATPIGATPTDTAQSHDAILEVQHLRKVYGSGPTAVEAIGNLDFSIRPGELVCIVGPSGAGKTTFLRCVSGLLQPTSGAIVLEGKTVNGPPEGMAVVLQEYGRSLFPWLTVQQNIELPLLEKKLDKATRQSLIAESLEAVGLGGSASKYPWQLSGGMQQRVAIARAIAFQPHVLVMDEPFAAVDAQTRAELEDLVRTIWKTMGVTVLFVTHDIDESVYLGQRVIVLSSAPTMVLEEVIIDLPEVRDQLSTRALPEFADLRTQVYELIQRAKHERYSPTPASAA